The genomic interval ATTCCTTTCTTGCCCCGGTGGATGCGACGATCACCATTCGATCGGGGCAGATCACGATCACCACGATCGAGTCTGCCGAGATGAATGGATACTTGAGAGTCTATGATGTCACTTCGCTGGTGGAGAAACTCAACGCGGCAACCAAGACTCCCGTTTTGACGCTGGATGGTTTCGTTCCCAATGATTCCAATGGCTGGCAGCTCACCGAATCGCTCCAGCAGATGGTCGAATCGGATTGCTGGGTCAACATGGGTGGAGCTTCAGATTGCAGAATGCATTGCCTTGGCACGCGGCGATACTTGGTGGTGCGGACTCGACTGATCACCCATTGCCAAGTGCAAGCGTACTTGGATTCCTTGGCACGCTAGCCTTGATCATTCACGCGGCTCGCTGCAGTCTTCGCAACACGTTTGCACAAAACGGTTTGCGCGGATTAGCACGAAAACAGTGTGCGCATATCAGCCGCCACGCGATAGCGTCCGGTTCTCACGCCTATAGTTAGGAACCGGACGCTATCGCGTTGCGGCTGATGAATAATCCGGACTAGAGACTAGAGAGGCAAAGTCGAGTGAATGTCGCTCGATTTTCCAAATCGATAGCGTGCTTCATCATACGGTCGGGCAAGTGGCAACCGCTGACCCACGGGCTCGCGGCGTGAATGCGTTTAGTGGATGGTTGATTTTAAGGGGCCGCACGCTAACGACTCGGAGAGTCGAGCGACAATTGCGACTCGGAGAGTCGAGCGACGATGGCGACACATCGTTCAGGCAAACCACTTCTCGATGGCACCGATGATATTGTCGGGCAAGGTCGTTTGTTGGTAATCAACCGTGCCGAGGAACTCGACGTTACTGTATCGTCGGATTTGCTCTGCGTTGCCTGTGCATGACGAGTCGGTGGTTGATTGCACGGCATTGAGCAGTAACCCTGACACCTCGCAGCCCAGCTGCTGTGCTGCCAGACAGGTGGCGAGGGATTGATGAATGGTTCCCAGGCGGTTGGCCGCAACGACCAGGAGTTTCGGTTGGCCCAGCTGACGATAGAGATCGATATTCAGCAGCCCGTCTGCCAGAGGGCTCATGAATCCACCGGCTCCTTCGACGATCAACCAGTCGTACCCGGAACGCCATTTGGCTGCACCATCGACCAACAACTTGGCGTCAACCTCGCGGTTTTCGGCTGCCGCTGCGGCGGGTGGGGCGACCGGCAGGGCAAACCGTTGAGGGCAAACGTCGTCCAATCGCCTGGGCATGCCAGCCGCTCGCCACAATTCAAAGGCATCGGTGGCAACCATTCCCCCAGAATCCCCGGACTGACCTGGATTCAGTTCCGGTTGACCGTCCACCATCATGATCGTAGCCGGGATACAACCGCTGGCTACTGGCTTGTACACTCCTACTCGCTGGCATTTTCCGACGAGCGTGCGAGCTAGCAGGGAAGCCACGTAGGTTTTGCCGACGTCGGTGTCCGTGCCCGTTACAAAAACGGTTTTTGTCGGATGCGTCTCCATTGTTTTATTGATTGCTCAAAAGGGAAAGAAAAGTGACAAGAACGGTTCGCTTGGCATTGCTACAGATGCGGTACGCAGGATCGCGAGACAAGACATTGGAAGCGACCGAGCGGCTGATTCGCGAGGCGACCCAGGGAGACTCTGGCGCACAAGTCATTTGTTTGCAAGAACTCTTTTGCGACGCTTATCCTTGCCAAACGGAGGACCACTGTCGATTTGACGATGCGATGCCGTTGGACGGCCCCGTGATCCAGATGATGGCTGGACTGGCTCGCGAATTGGCCATCGTGATTGTTGTTCCGATCTTCGAAAAGAGGGCGGCTGGCGTGTACCACAACACGGTCGTCGTCGTGGACGCCGATGGCAGCGTTGCGGGGACATACCGCAAGATGCACATCCCGGACGACCCGCTGTACTACGAAAAATTTTATTTCGCCCCCGGCGATCTCGGTTTCAAACCGATCCAAACGCGATACGCAAAACTGGGTGTAGGCATTTGCTGGGACCAATGGTTTCCCGAAACCGCGCGGCTGCTGTCGCTGGCCGGTGCGGAGATCCTATTGTTTCCCACGGCGATCGGTTGGATCGATGGTGAGAAAGAAGAGTACGGTGCCGGGCAACATGACGCTTGGCAAACGGCGATGCGAGCCCACGCGATCGCCAACGGTTTGTGGTTGGGGGCTCCCAACCGCGTCGGCAAAGAAGGCAAGGTTGAGTTTTGGGGAGGATCGTTCATCACCTCTCCGCGTGGCGAGGTCGTCGCCAAGGCCGATCATGAAAGTGAAACCTTCCTGGCGTTTGAATGTGAACTCGATGAAATCGATGTCGTTCGCACCCACTGGCCTTTCTTGCGAGATCGACGCGTGGACGCTTACCAGGATCTGACCAAGCGTTACTTGGACTGAGCAACACCGTCGCTCGGCTTTGCGAGGATCTTTGGCAATTGGCGGACCATGAATCGTGGCAACACCATTAGCGCACGTTCGGTCGTGGCATCGACCGCGATGTCAAAACGGATGGCGGCGTTGACTTCCGTCGCGACGCTGCTGGCCGCATCGCTGGCGAGTGCTGCACGCATGCGGGCAACAAAGTCATCCTTGTCGGCCAGTGGCTGGGTCCACAGGACCACGGGCAATCGATCATAAGTCGCTTCGCTGCCGACCCACCAGTAGTCCGAGTCCACGACTCGGACTTGCAATTCGAATGGCGACAAAGTATCGGCCAATGCCTCACCCGCACTGACGTCGTCACCCATGAAGGGCATCACGCGTTGGATGGGCGAAAACCGTCGGCGAATGCCGTCGTCCCAATTCACAAAGCAGTCTGCGTTGTTTCGCGCGGCGACCGAATGGAGCAAATCGATCGCGGTGATAGGCATCAACAACGTCGGGCCAGATCGTTGATCGGCCAAGACGGGCCAGTCGGCTTGCGCGGACTCGACGGGCTGAGCCCACTTGGCGAAAACGCCGTCCTTGATCCGAGGCGTCACGCCACGTATTCGCCGCATCGCGTCAGCGGCTAACGCACCGAGTTGCTTCTGAGTCAGAGTTTCGGGCGGCAGCACGCGATCCGGATTTGCTTGATTGGATTTGCCAAAGATCAGTTGATTGACGCAGTCGACACCGGCCGCGGTATCATTGCCGAGGTCCGCCAGATCCAACAAGGCATTCGTCGCGGCATCCAAGTTTGCTTGCGTGGGGCCGATTCGGATCACATAGTCTTCGATCGTCACTTCGGCTCCCGCTTGCTCGGCGATGTGGTTGAGCAAATCCTCGGATGTCTTCCATCCTTTGGGTACCGTGATGGGTTGCGAGATCCCTGATCCGATCAAATCAAAAGACACCCATTGCAGTTGAATCGGTGCGCCTGTCGTTTGGCTGATCAGGGTTACCAAGTCCATCAGGGGCATGGTGTCGCCGTCCGTGCTGAGCGCGTAACGCATCGCTAAGGCGCGACGAACGTTGATCGGGCTGGGAGGACTGGCGATCAACATCGGGTCCAAGCTTTCCTGAGCCGGTCGATCCACGATGACTTCATCCAAAGTCGGCGGAGCAGGTTCAGTGGGCGGTGCTTGGGGCCGATCCATCTCAAGATCAAAAAAATCTTTCCGCAAACCCTTCGGCAACGCCATCATTTCAGTCGCAGGGCCGGCATCCTTGGGATCATCGGTCAGTGGAGACTTCAATGGCGAAGGCCCCAACAGATCATCCAAGGGCGACTGTGGAAACAAGTCATTGGGGATCGCCGAAGTGTTCGCTGGCGGGCTGTTGTTGGGAGACGCGGCCATTTGCTCAGGCTCTGCCGCATCTGCCGCATCGTGGGGAGCGGAGGGATCGGATTCGTTGGCTGCGTCCCCAGTGTTGACGTCCGTCGCATCACCGGGCGGCATCGACTCGTCATCGGTTGCTACGTGCGAATCATCCGTCGGCGTCGCATCATCTGGTGGGTTGGGAGCATCGTTGATCGGTGATGGACTGGGATCGACCGAGCCGTCATCGACGACTCCAGTTGCGTCTGCCGTTGTTTCCGTTTTCCACGTGCGAACGAAGTAAACAAAGACAAAGACGGTGGTGATCAGCACGGAGGCCATCAATGCGACCAGCATCGCGATTTGTCGTGACCGCTGCGTCCGCTCGCTTTGCCAATCCGGCCGCAACGGATCACCAAACTCTGAGTAGTCTTGGCCTTCGCCCGTTCCTGCCAATGTTGAATCCGCGAGCGACGCGGTGTCCGCAGGCGCGGAATGAAAGCCGCTGACGGGAGGAGCCTGTCCGTGACCAGCAGTCTGCGAAGCGTTGGCATCTCCGACCGCGGACCCGCCATCGACGGAGTCTTGCGTCAGCGCTCCGCTGTCGACGGGGTGATCGCCGACAGCGATCTGTGGACCGCCGACAGGTGAGTATCCCGCAGGCACAGATCCCTCTGGCATAATTTGCTCTGGCGCAATTTGCTCTGGCGCAGCGATCTGCACCATCGATTGACAGCGTGGGCACGCCACGATCGTATCCACCAGATGCGGGTCGGTGACTCGCAGCCGGCTGGAGCATGTCGGGCACTGAACGGAAAAGGGCTTGAAGTTCAAGCTAGCGTTCTCTCGATGGGACTCGAATGATTCGTGGCTGGTTACAATCTATCATGCTTCAGTCGTCTGCCGCACGTCATAAAAGATGGCCAGGCCGGTCAGAAATCCACCACAATCCATCCCGCCGCCCTCACGACCTGTTCTCAAATGCGTTTTTTCCCCATCGCAGCGACTTTGTTGCTGGTAAGTGCCGGATTCCACCACTCCCCATTGCGGGCAGATTCTCCCTGGATCATCGACACCCACACGCATTTCAAGGGTACCGAGCAAGTCCTTGCTGAGCACGCCGCCCGATCGTTTGACCCACGAAACACACTGGGCCAAGTTTTTGTGCCCAATGACTACGCGCCGATCGCCGAGCGTCTGGGCATCCGTGCCACCGTCGTGGTCGAGGCGGTCGATCAAGATCTGTTGCGATTCAACGACTGGGTGATCGATCAAGCGGATTCGGATTTGATTTGTGGCTACGTGGCTCATGGCGATTTAACAGCAGACGACTTCGCCAGCCATCATCAGCGTTACATGGAAAGCGGTCACCTGAAAGGATATCGAATTCGAATGGGGGAACTGGCGTCCTGTCTGGAAAGCGAACAAGGACGCAAGCATCTCGCCATGCTGGAACAACAGGGCCTGGTTGCGGATTTGTTGATCGATGCCAAGCAGATCGATGACGTCATCACACTCTCCAACGATTTCCCCAAGTTATCGGTCGTCATCAATCATGGTTTTCGTGCACGCATGGTCGACGGCAAGCCAACCGAGCAGTGGCTCGCCGCCGTGCGCCGCGCGGGAACGCTGCCCAATGTGCATTGCAAGTTCAGCAGCCTGATCGATTTCTCTGGCGTCAAACCTTTCTCCGGCGAGGCGCCGAGCGATCTGAAGGCTTACCTGCCCGTGTTCCAACCGCTGATGGAAAGCTTTGGGGAAGACAGGCTGATCTTCGGCACCAACTGGGGCGTCTGCACTCACTACGGTTCGGTGGACGCTGTTGTCAGTTTGGCTTTGGATTATTTGAATCAACACGGTAAAGCGGCGGTGCAGAAAGTGATGCGAGACAACGCGGTTCGCGTCTATCATTTATCCGCCGCAGACGTTGAATAACGGATAAACTGCGTTCGGCATTGATGACACATCATCAATCGTTGGCGTCGTGGTTTTGGCAGAAAATCATTTGTGCAAGGAATTCTGGCGAATCCCATTACCTGATGCGTCAGTGAATGTATTGTTCTACTTAGCACATCCACCAACACCAATCGTTTGGAACTCGGCCACTCATGCGATCACCTTGGATCATCGGATTGTTTGTCATTGCGTTCGCGGTGGTTGTCTATTATTTCACGACCACCGGCAGTGACGGCCAACAAGACGATGTCGCAGAACGTCTTCGGCAGCGTCAGATGCGAGAGTCCGTCGGGTCAGCGGTTGTTGAGAACGACGTGGTCGCTGACGAGCCCGACTGGGCCGCGTTGGAAGCGGCGGGGAAAGGCGTGCCGGTTCCCAAAGTCTTGGATGTCAGGCCGGGCGAAGGTGGCATGTTTTGGTTCGTCGGATATCCAGGTGAGCCGTTTGGAATCGAGATCCCGTTCGGCGCAGGCCGCTTCAGAACGCCGCCAGCCGAGCAAGAACCGGTCCATGAAAACCCGGGATTCCTCGGCGCCAATGTCTGCGCGGAGTGCCACCAGGAAAAACACGATTCGTTCATTCACACCGCTCACCATCGCACAAGCCGATTACCTGAAACCGAAGCGTTTGGAGGCTCATTTGAAGAAGGAAAGAACGTCTTGTCGACAAAGTCACCTCAAGTCGCGTTCAAAATGGTGGAGCGCGACGGCAAGTTCTATCAGCGGGTGTCCTATTACGGCTGGCAATTCGAAGTCCCGATGGACATCATCGTCGGCTCCGGAAAACTCGGCGAAAGCTATTTGTACTGGCACGAGGATGGACTTTATCAAGCCAACGTCAGCTACGCCGAGACGGCAGACGGCTGGATCAACAGCCCTGGTTACCTTGATGGCGATGCAAACTATTCACGCAGCATCGGAAGCCGCTGCGTCGAATGCCATTTCACCTACGCGGACTCGCGTGGCGAGGGAAACCAGTTCACCGAAAGCAGTTTTATTCTGGGGGTCTCATGCGAGCGTTGTCATGGAACGGGCGAGAAGCACGTCGAATTTCATCGCCAAAACAAGGATGAGAAAAAAGGGCAACACATATCCGTCCCCACACAGCTTTCGCGTCAAGGGCAATTGGATCTGTGCGGACAATGCCACTCGACGGTCACGCCTGCCAAGGGAGAACCCTTCGCCTTTCAACCGGGCGATCGCTTTGAGGACCGATTCGAAGCCCCCGATCCCAACGAAGCCGGCAATAGCGTCCATACCAGCAATCAAGTCGCACGCTTATCGCTGAGCAAGTGTTTTCAGGAGACGGAGATGGCGTGTGCCGACTGCCATGATCCACACAAACATGAACGTGGAAACAAACGGCTGTTTTCCGAGCGTTGCATGAAATGCCATGAAGTGTCCGAGTGCGGGATGAACGATCAGCCCGTTGATGGATTGGACTTGGCCGCCAACTGCGTTGATTGCCATGTCCCCGTAAAGGAATCCGAACGGATGCGGATGGAACTCGGCAGCGAAAGCGTTTTTCCACCGCTGCGTGACCACTTCATCCGAGTCGACCGAGCGGCCACGAAGGAGTACCTGCAGT from Stieleria varia carries:
- a CDS encoding carbon-nitrogen hydrolase, whose amino-acid sequence is MTRTVRLALLQMRYAGSRDKTLEATERLIREATQGDSGAQVICLQELFCDAYPCQTEDHCRFDDAMPLDGPVIQMMAGLARELAIVIVVPIFEKRAAGVYHNTVVVVDADGSVAGTYRKMHIPDDPLYYEKFYFAPGDLGFKPIQTRYAKLGVGICWDQWFPETARLLSLAGAEILLFPTAIGWIDGEKEEYGAGQHDAWQTAMRAHAIANGLWLGAPNRVGKEGKVEFWGGSFITSPRGEVVAKADHESETFLAFECELDEIDVVRTHWPFLRDRRVDAYQDLTKRYLD
- a CDS encoding multiheme c-type cytochrome, translating into MRSPWIIGLFVIAFAVVVYYFTTTGSDGQQDDVAERLRQRQMRESVGSAVVENDVVADEPDWAALEAAGKGVPVPKVLDVRPGEGGMFWFVGYPGEPFGIEIPFGAGRFRTPPAEQEPVHENPGFLGANVCAECHQEKHDSFIHTAHHRTSRLPETEAFGGSFEEGKNVLSTKSPQVAFKMVERDGKFYQRVSYYGWQFEVPMDIIVGSGKLGESYLYWHEDGLYQANVSYAETADGWINSPGYLDGDANYSRSIGSRCVECHFTYADSRGEGNQFTESSFILGVSCERCHGTGEKHVEFHRQNKDEKKGQHISVPTQLSRQGQLDLCGQCHSTVTPAKGEPFAFQPGDRFEDRFEAPDPNEAGNSVHTSNQVARLSLSKCFQETEMACADCHDPHKHERGNKRLFSERCMKCHEVSECGMNDQPVDGLDLAANCVDCHVPVKESERMRMELGSESVFPPLRDHFIRVDRAATKEYLQSLKTVPQ
- a CDS encoding amidohydrolase family protein; this encodes MRFFPIAATLLLVSAGFHHSPLRADSPWIIDTHTHFKGTEQVLAEHAARSFDPRNTLGQVFVPNDYAPIAERLGIRATVVVEAVDQDLLRFNDWVIDQADSDLICGYVAHGDLTADDFASHHQRYMESGHLKGYRIRMGELASCLESEQGRKHLAMLEQQGLVADLLIDAKQIDDVITLSNDFPKLSVVINHGFRARMVDGKPTEQWLAAVRRAGTLPNVHCKFSSLIDFSGVKPFSGEAPSDLKAYLPVFQPLMESFGEDRLIFGTNWGVCTHYGSVDAVVSLALDYLNQHGKAAVQKVMRDNAVRVYHLSAADVE
- the bioD gene encoding dethiobiotin synthase, translating into METHPTKTVFVTGTDTDVGKTYVASLLARTLVGKCQRVGVYKPVASGCIPATIMMVDGQPELNPGQSGDSGGMVATDAFELWRAAGMPRRLDDVCPQRFALPVAPPAAAAAENREVDAKLLVDGAAKWRSGYDWLIVEGAGGFMSPLADGLLNIDLYRQLGQPKLLVVAANRLGTIHQSLATCLAAQQLGCEVSGLLLNAVQSTTDSSCTGNAEQIRRYSNVEFLGTVDYQQTTLPDNIIGAIEKWFA